A section of the Gloeobacter violaceus PCC 7421 genome encodes:
- a CDS encoding GPW/gp25 family protein, producing MEEALNDRQRAYLGTGLAFPLRLNLQGGIQLSSAAQDVEEAIWIILRTGIGERVYRPNFGSRLADLAFAPLNTSTLLRIRSYVREALEIWEPRIDLTEVRADPDPVAGRIDIVIDYRLKGSPDPRSLVYPFYLNPQAAAE from the coding sequence ATGGAAGAAGCGTTGAACGACAGGCAGCGGGCATATCTGGGGACGGGTCTCGCCTTTCCGCTCAGGCTCAATCTGCAGGGTGGTATCCAGCTCAGTTCCGCCGCCCAGGATGTCGAGGAGGCCATCTGGATTATCCTGCGCACGGGCATCGGCGAGCGGGTCTACCGCCCGAACTTCGGCTCGCGCCTTGCGGATCTGGCCTTTGCGCCCCTCAACACCTCGACCCTGTTGCGCATCCGCTCCTATGTGCGCGAGGCGCTCGAAATTTGGGAGCCGCGCATTGATCTCACCGAGGTGCGCGCCGATCCCGATCCGGTGGCCGGGCGTATTGATATAGTCATCGACTATCGCCTCAAGGGCAGTCCCGACCCGCGCAGCCTGGTGTACCCCTTTTATTTGAATCCGCAAGCAGCGGCGGAGTAG